ATTAGTTGTACCGAAATAAATCATTGAAACGTTAGGGTTATTATTAAGGAATGTTTGGAAGTCCATGTCTATCTTTGTTAATGTGCTAGGATTATTATTCTCGATAAAAGATATGATATCAACATCTTCACTATATCTTGAGATGTTTTTGGCATAATCATCAAAAAATACTGTGAAATTTTGTTCTACTTGTTCAATTATTGCTTTTCCTTGAGAAATGATTTCTCCTTCCATATTCTTCTTCATATAAAAGTATGAAAGCAATTGGGAAGAAACTAATGAAAAAATAAGTAAGCTTGCCATGACTGCGATTAACTTTGTTCTCATTTTCTTAAACACATACATCCCTCCTAGAAAAATATCAAAATATGTCGAAATTTCCATTTTATATTTTTCTATTTTATATGTACTTTTATGAAACGTCTATAGTAATAACTTTAGTTTAGTAAAATGTAATGAAAACCAAGTGGTAATAGTGATTTGTACGGGTATTCGTTCTATTGGGGGTAAGGTAATGGAAGAGTGATTTCACCTCATTTAGAATTTATTAGGATATAATTGAAGCGTGACTAACACCAAAGCGAAGTATGATAAAGAAGCACACCAATTATGATATGCTCCCCCATAGGTAGACAGATTAAAAAATATAAATCTGACTGCTTATGGGGGAGTATTTATTATGTCCAAAAGATCTTACTCTGTAGAAGAGAAATACGAGATATTAAAGGCATTAGATGAGCATTATTCAACATATGAACTTGAATCAAAATATAACGTGCACCATACAACGATTTTGGACTGGAAACACAAGTATGATAAGTATGGCTTTGAAGGTCTAAAAGAGTCTTCCACTCAGAAAGAGTATTCAAAGGAATTGAAGCTAGCTGCCATTAGAGAATATCTGTCTGGGAAGTATTCGATACGTGAGGTTATTAGATTGTATGAAATATCGAGTACATCTGTCCTTAGAGGATGGATAAAGAAGTATAATAATCATAGAGATTTAAACGACACGTCAAAAGGAAGGTCGAGCTCTATGACTAAGGGAAGAAAAACGATATGGGAAGAACGAATACAAATTGTAATGGATTGCTTGGGCAACGGAAAAAATTATCAAGAAGCAGCTAATACTTATAATGTTTCTTACCAACAAGTCTATCAATGGGTTAAGAAGTATGAAGATGGTGGAGAAGAAGCGCTGAAAGATAAACGTGGTCACAAGAAAGAGGAAGGTAGTCTAACACAAGAAGAAAAAATTAAACTCCAAATGAAAAAGTTAGAAAGAGAAAATGAACGGTTACGTGCGGAGAATTTATTCTTAAAAAAATTAGAGGAGATCGAAAGGAGGCGAAAATAAGCCAAATCCGATTTGAAGTTAAATATGTAGCTATTCAAGGGCTTCATCAGAATGAAGGATTAAGCATTCACATGCTTTGTGAAATTGCGGGAATTGCACGATCTGCATACTATAAGTGGCTAAATCGTACTCCTTCACCCCGAGAAATACTGAATAAAGAAATCATCAAAGAGATGGAAACTCTCCATGAAAAAGTGGATGGTATATTTGGTTATCGTCAAATGACCCTTCACATGAATAGAAAATTCGAGGAGAAACTTAATCATAAAAGAATCTATCGGTTGATGAAAGTGGCTGGTTTACGCTCTGTCATTCGTGTCAAGAAGAAGCAATATAAACGCTCTACACCTCAACATGTGGCAGACAATCTATTAAATCGTGAATTCACAGCCGAAAAACCAAATGAGAAATGGGTAACGGACGTTACAGAATTTAAGTATGGCCAATCAAAAAAGGCCTATTTAAGTGCGATTCGTGATCTTTATGACGGATCTATTATCAGTTATGTTCTAGGACACTCCAATAATAATCAACTTGTATTTAAGACATTTGATCAAGCCACAGTACGATTAAATGGGGAATACCCTCTTATCCATAGTGATCGTGGATTCCAATACACATCTAAAGGGTTCAAACGTAAGGTAGACACGGCAAAGATGACACAAAGCATGTCACGAGTGGGGCGTTGTATTGATAATGGACCAATGGAATCTTTTTTTGGAACTCTGAAGTGTGAGAAATATTATTTGAACAAATATAAGACATTCGAGGAACTTTCTATTGCGATAGATGAGTACATCCATTTTTATAATCATGAAAGATACCAAAAACGATTAAAAGGCCTTAGCCCTATAGAATATAGAGCTAAAGCCGTTTAAATCATTTTTATTATTTCCACTGTCTACTTGACAGGGGGCAGGGCAGTTCATTATTTAAGGTGTGCTTAAGCAATTTTAAATGTTGATTTTTAATGTAATCACAATAAGAAAATTTAATTAGAGATGGAGAGAGCTAATTTTGTTGTAGTTGTCTCAATAGATTTCTTCATTATTTGGATCATTTCTTGTAATTCAGATTCAGAGCTAGCAAGTGGAGGCATAAAAACAATTATATCTCCAAGTGGTCGAGTTAGCATGCCACGTTCGCGCATGTCTAATGTTGTCTCATAAGCAACACGTAGTTCCCATGGGAAAGGTTCTTTAGTCTCTTTATTGTGTACAAGCTCAATTCCACACATTAGTCCTAATTGACGGACATCACCTACATGATCAAGCTTTGCTACTTCTTTCAATTGTTGAGACACAAAATCGCTCTTTTGCTGTACTTGTTTTATGATATTTTCTTCTTCATAGATTTTAAGATTTGCTAGTGCAGCAGCGCAACCTAGTTGATTTCCAGTATAAGAGTGTCCATGAAAAAATGTTTTTAATTCGTGATACTCACCGTAGAATGCATGGAAAATTTTTTCGGTTGTTAGAGTTGCTGCGATTGGTAGATATCCACCAGTTATTCCTTTTGCCATCGTCATGATATCTGGTTGTACATTTTCATGCTCTACTGCAAACATTTTACCTGTTCGTCCAAAGCCAGTTGCGACCTCGTCCACGATAAGTAAAATATCAAATTCATGGCAAAGTTGCTCAACACCTTTTAAGTAACCTTTAGGCATAATATGCATACCACCTGCACCTTGAACCATTGATTCTACTGTTATTCCAGCAATTTCTTCATGGTTTTCTTCGAAAATCGTTTTCAATTCATCTAGTGCGTGATTACATATCTCATCTTCATTCTCATATGGGCTACGATAAACGAGTGGAAAAGGTGCTTTAATCGTTTCAAACATAAGTTCACCATAGACACGATGAAACAGTTCAACAGCTCCAACACTAATCGCACCGACAGTATCTCCATGGTATCCGTTCGTTAATGTAACAAACTTCTTTTTCTTTGAAACACCTTTATTTTGCCAATATTGAAAAGCCATTTTAATTGCAATCTCGACTGATGTAGCACCACTATCAGAGTAGAAGACACGTTTTAAATTATTTGGTGCGAGTTGGATGAGTTTATCAGCAAGTTCGATAGCCGGAACATTAGCTGCTCCAAGTAAGGTAGAGTGCGCAATTGAATCTAATTGACCTTTAATTGCGTCATTGATTTCTTTCTTTTGGTGACCGTGAATATTTAACCATAGTGAAGAGTAGCCATCTAAGTATTCTTTGCCATATATATCTTTCACACGAATACCATTCCCGCTCTCAATAATAAGAGGATCACGTTCATAGTCGGTCATCTGAGTGAATGGTAACCACAGGTGTTCCTTACTTTTTTCTAATAGTTGTTCATTATTCATTTATTTGTTACCCCCTCTAGTAAATGTTTATCGAAAGACTTAAATAACGGCTCTAGTAATTCTGTTTGTTGGAAGGCTAATTCGATGTCTGTCATGTATGGGATAACGCCAATAATAGGTTTTCCAGATAATTTCTCAATCATTTTATAATTGTCATCATTGATCGTTTGGTCACTATCTTGTTCAAGTTCATTTAGAAGAATGCCAGCAATAGGGATGTTAGCTTGTTCTAATGCCATTATAGAAAGTAAAGTATGGTTAATTGTGCCAAGTCCAGCTCGTGCTACGACTATAACAGGTAAAGCAAGATCCTTCATTAAGGAGCGCATATCATAACCATCTTCATGAATAGGTACCATAACACCACCAGCACCTTCAACTAAAACGTGATCGTAATTTTGTTTAAGCTGTGAAATATGTGTTCTGATTCTATCAATTTGAATAGTAGTCTGTTCTTCTTTTGCAGCTAAATGTGGTGAATAAGGTTTATTTAGTAAATATGTATATGCTGAATTAGAATTTAATGAAGGCAAAGCTTGAGTGTAGCAGAGTACATCAGGTGCTGTTTGTTCACCATTGTGTTCGATAGCACCGCTTTGAATTGGTTTATAAGGAAATACATTTTTATCTTTATGTTTGAAATAGAGTGTTAATAATGTGGTTGCAATCGTCTTGCCAACATCTGTATCTGTACCAGTAATGAAATAACTGCTCAAATGAGTGAAGCCTCCTTTTTGAATGTAAACTATATTTACAAATAAGTTAACATATGAGAATATAATTATCAATTAATTGTAAACTTTAAAATAATAAAGGTTAACATTTTGAGAGAGGAGACAATATGAAATTATTAAAGACGAAAGAAATGATTTTGTGTGGACTTTTTGCAGCACTTATGGCAGTGGGGGCTAATGTTTCACCATTTTTTACAATTGGAGGCGTACCTATCACTTTACAGTTAATGTTCGCAATACTAGCTGGAGGTATATTAGGGAGTAGACTTGGTGCAATAGCAATGAGTGTGTACATGTTTATTGGATTAGCTGGAGCCCCTGTCTTTGCTCAGTTTAAAGGAGGTCCAGCTCAACTACTAAGTCCTACATTTGGTTTTATCGTGTCATTTATAATAGTTGCGTACATTTGTGGTAAGTTAATCGGAGATAAAGTAGACGTTTCAAAAGGTACATATGTATTAACAGGGGTATTGAGCATCTTCTTTAATTACATAATTGGTACAAACTTTATGTTTGTTGCTTTGAAAGTTTGGGCTGAAGCCCCTGAAGGGTTTAACTATGCAATGGCTTGGGTGTGGATGGCAGCATATTTACCACTTGATATTGTTGTGACAATTGTATCTTTGTCTATAGTCCCGAGATTAAGTAAAGCTATTAATAGAGTATATTCAACTCAAGAGGTCGTTAATTAAACGTTTGATTAACCTCTAGTATTTGTTCATAAAGGAAACGTAGGCTTAGAGCACTATATGTGAAAAACGGAGAAACAGATTGCCGTAAAGATGTAAATACAATTTTCTCCTTACTTTTTGAACAATGTTTTCTAACTTAATTAGTTTACACATAGAAAAGCCCATGTTTCCTTTTTTATAAAAAGACATGGGCTTTATCTATTAATCTTGTATTCTTACAACAGTACGTCCTCTTACTTCACCTTTTAAAATAGTAGTAAGTGTGTGTGGAAGTTCATTCAAGGATATTTCATTGATAATTTCGTTTTCAATAAGTTGACGATTAATATTTTGTGCAACTTGCTGCCAAATTTGTGCTCGTAAATCCATTGGGCAATAAACAGAGTCAACACCAAGAATGTTAACTGCACGTAGAATGAATGGGAAAATTGAAGTTGGGACCTTAACGCCACCAGTTAATCCACTTACTGCAACTGATCCACCATATTTCATTTGACTTGCGAGTGCAGCAAGTGTATTTCCACCGACGGGGTCAACAGCACCAGCCCATCGTTGCTTACCAAGTGCAGGAAGTTTTTCTGGAGTTACATCTTCACGAGAAAGAACCTCTGTTGCTCCAAGTCTTTTTAGAAAATCATGTTCATTTTCTTTGCCTGTGCTTGCCCATACTTCATATCCTTTATCTGCGAGCATCATTACTGCCATACTACCTACACCACCTGTTGCTCCTGTTACGATAACTGCCCCATCTTCAGGTGTAAGTCCTTTTTGCTCGAGATGATGAATAGAGAGCGCTGCCGTGAAGCCGGCAGTTCCGACAGCCATAGCATCTTTTAAGCTAAGTCCATTAGGCAATGGTACAACCCAATTGGCGGGAACGCATGCATATT
The sequence above is a segment of the Bacillus solimangrovi genome. Coding sequences within it:
- the bioD gene encoding dethiobiotin synthase, which codes for MSSYFITGTDTDVGKTIATTLLTLYFKHKDKNVFPYKPIQSGAIEHNGEQTAPDVLCYTQALPSLNSNSAYTYLLNKPYSPHLAAKEEQTTIQIDRIRTHISQLKQNYDHVLVEGAGGVMVPIHEDGYDMRSLMKDLALPVIVVARAGLGTINHTLLSIMALEQANIPIAGILLNELEQDSDQTINDDNYKMIEKLSGKPIIGVIPYMTDIELAFQQTELLEPLFKSFDKHLLEGVTNK
- a CDS encoding NADPH:quinone oxidoreductase family protein, with protein sequence MLDTFRALVVNKTEEEFSLNIENLKLSDLPNGDVTIKVAYSSVNYKDGLASIPNGKIVQSYPFVPGIDLAGIVVSSNDNRFNKGDEVIVTSYELGVSHYGGYSEYACVPANWVVPLPNGLSLKDAMAVGTAGFTAALSIHHLEQKGLTPEDGAVIVTGATGGVGSMAVMMLADKGYEVWASTGKENEHDFLKRLGATEVLSREDVTPEKLPALGKQRWAGAVDPVGGNTLAALASQMKYGGSVAVSGLTGGVKVPTSIFPFILRAVNILGVDSVYCPMDLRAQIWQQVAQNINRQLIENEIINEISLNELPHTLTTILKGEVRGRTVVRIQD
- the bioA gene encoding adenosylmethionine--8-amino-7-oxononanoate transaminase; the protein is MNNEQLLEKSKEHLWLPFTQMTDYERDPLIIESGNGIRVKDIYGKEYLDGYSSLWLNIHGHQKKEINDAIKGQLDSIAHSTLLGAANVPAIELADKLIQLAPNNLKRVFYSDSGATSVEIAIKMAFQYWQNKGVSKKKKFVTLTNGYHGDTVGAISVGAVELFHRVYGELMFETIKAPFPLVYRSPYENEDEICNHALDELKTIFEENHEEIAGITVESMVQGAGGMHIMPKGYLKGVEQLCHEFDILLIVDEVATGFGRTGKMFAVEHENVQPDIMTMAKGITGGYLPIAATLTTEKIFHAFYGEYHELKTFFHGHSYTGNQLGCAAALANLKIYEEENIIKQVQQKSDFVSQQLKEVAKLDHVGDVRQLGLMCGIELVHNKETKEPFPWELRVAYETTLDMRERGMLTRPLGDIIVFMPPLASSESELQEMIQIMKKSIETTTTKLALSISN
- a CDS encoding biotin transporter BioY, whose amino-acid sequence is MKLLKTKEMILCGLFAALMAVGANVSPFFTIGGVPITLQLMFAILAGGILGSRLGAIAMSVYMFIGLAGAPVFAQFKGGPAQLLSPTFGFIVSFIIVAYICGKLIGDKVDVSKGTYVLTGVLSIFFNYIIGTNFMFVALKVWAEAPEGFNYAMAWVWMAAYLPLDIVVTIVSLSIVPRLSKAINRVYSTQEVVN
- a CDS encoding IS3 family transposase (programmed frameshift), producing the protein MSKRSYSVEEKYEILKALDEHYSTYELESKYNVHHTTILDWKHKYDKYGFEGLKESSTQKEYSKELKLAAIREYLSGKYSIREVIRLYEISSTSVLRGWIKKYNNHRDLNDTSKGRSSSMTKGRKTIWEERIQIVMDCLGNGKNYQEAANTYNVSYQQVYQWVKKYEDGGEEALKDKRGHKKEEGSLTQEEKIKLQMKKLERENERLRAENLFLKKFRGDRKEAKISQIRFEVKYVAIQGLHQNEGLSIHMLCEIAGIARSAYYKWLNRTPSPREILNKEIIKEMETLHEKVDGIFGYRQMTLHMNRKFEEKLNHKRIYRLMKVAGLRSVIRVKKKQYKRSTPQHVADNLLNREFTAEKPNEKWVTDVTEFKYGQSKKAYLSAIRDLYDGSIISYVLGHSNNNQLVFKTFDQATVRLNGEYPLIHSDRGFQYTSKGFKRKVDTAKMTQSMSRVGRCIDNGPMESFFGTLKCEKYYLNKYKTFEELSIAIDEYIHFYNHERYQKRLKGLSPIEYRAKAV